The Candidatus Binatus sp. genome has a segment encoding these proteins:
- a CDS encoding universal stress protein has translation MIKKILVGIDTSEHSRNAQAYAFHFARIFGASLTGLHVVDIVSIEGSFFHDISGSLGLEPYLDFSSKMREVLTNRGRGVLDTFAESAHREGLSAETALDMGIVANQICERARSADLVMIGHRGVNERFSTGLLGSTAESVARKCPRPLFISPMRFREIRRPVLAYDGSERASQAMRAAAEFANGIGAPLTVVTVARDPKLGERTLEEARAYFQSYTPKAEFKLLPGHANEEIVKFLKEYDADLLFIGAYGHSRIIEMVLGSTTEYVLRNSPCPVFLSR, from the coding sequence TTGATCAAAAAAATCCTGGTCGGCATCGACACTTCGGAGCATTCGCGCAACGCGCAGGCGTATGCATTTCATTTCGCCCGGATCTTCGGCGCGTCGCTGACTGGTCTGCATGTGGTCGATATCGTGTCGATCGAAGGCTCGTTTTTCCATGATATATCAGGTTCGCTGGGGCTGGAACCATATCTGGATTTCTCGTCGAAGATGCGCGAGGTGCTGACCAATCGCGGGCGCGGCGTGCTCGATACTTTCGCGGAATCGGCGCATCGCGAGGGCCTCAGCGCCGAGACCGCGCTCGACATGGGCATCGTCGCGAACCAGATTTGCGAGCGCGCCCGCAGCGCCGACCTCGTGATGATCGGTCATCGCGGCGTTAACGAGCGTTTTTCGACCGGGCTGCTCGGCTCGACCGCGGAAAGTGTCGCGCGCAAGTGCCCGCGCCCGCTCTTCATCTCGCCGATGCGATTCCGCGAAATCAGGCGGCCAGTGCTCGCTTACGACGGCAGCGAGCGGGCATCACAAGCGATGCGCGCGGCGGCGGAATTCGCCAACGGCATCGGCGCGCCGCTGACGGTCGTCACGGTCGCGCGCGATCCCAAACTTGGCGAGCGCACGCTCGAGGAGGCTCGCGCGTATTTTCAATCCTACACGCCCAAAGCCGAATTCAAGTTGCTGCCGGGCCACGCCAACGAAGAGATCGTGAAATTTTTGAAGGAGTACGACGCCGACCTGCTATTCATCGGCGCCTACGGCCACAGCAGGATCATCGAGATGGTGCTCGGCTCGACCACCGAGTACGTGCTGCGCAACTCACCCTGTCCGGTGTTCCTGTCGCGCTGA
- a CDS encoding Fur family transcriptional regulator encodes MAGHTVVDRKPAVSADARMETFHARLKERGLKSTGQRDDIARVFFELPHHISAEELYAEVKKVNPHVGYATIYRTLRLLKECALLYERHFDEGQARYEAVGERHHDHFICEQCGRIIEFENVAIERIQNVIARDLGVTLTRHKMELYGTCPDCKSRRGL; translated from the coding sequence GTGGCCGGCCATACTGTCGTCGATCGCAAGCCGGCGGTCAGCGCGGATGCGCGGATGGAAACCTTCCACGCGCGCCTCAAGGAGCGGGGGCTTAAATCGACCGGCCAGCGCGACGATATCGCGCGCGTGTTCTTCGAGCTGCCGCATCATATCAGCGCGGAAGAACTGTACGCCGAAGTCAAGAAGGTCAATCCGCACGTCGGCTACGCGACGATCTACCGGACGCTGCGCCTGCTGAAAGAATGCGCGCTGCTGTACGAACGGCACTTCGACGAAGGCCAGGCGCGCTACGAGGCGGTCGGCGAGCGGCATCACGATCATTTTATCTGCGAGCAATGCGGCCGCATCATCGAGTTCGAGAATGTGGCGATCGAGCGCATCCAAAATGTCATCGCGCGCGATCTCGGCGTGACGCTCACCCGGCACAAGATGGAACTTTACGGCACCTGCCCTGATTGCAAATCCCGGCGCGGACTGTAA
- a CDS encoding CaiB/BaiF CoA-transferase family protein: MDQKPRMLEGYRVLDFTHFVAGPTCTRILAEMGADVIKVERSLSGDHVRKLGLVRDGLSTYYFQHNHSKRSLALDLRNPRARELILAMIPKIDVVVENFAPGVIAEMGFGYAAVRRINPRIIMCSISVAGQTGPLSYKPGYDFLGASLAGVLDQIGEPDRAPSVPAMAIGDVSTGVASAMAVGFALLNRERSGEGQYLDASLLDTYFHMHDASVPVVSLRPGKWSPKRGGSLHPTGSPCGAYQAPGGYIFLIMQQHEIARLWRAMKRPDLAEDARFKTNRDRLKNNLEFKRIFEEWLATFPDRDAALKVLDAERVPCAPVYKVEETIAQPHMRQRKTVRRVKYGTMGEFDIPGLPVKFSTWPDRTDLKASAVGGDNDAILNEVLGLTPAEIAVLYEDKVLIAARAPVSQDKPA; encoded by the coding sequence ATGGACCAGAAACCCCGGATGCTCGAAGGCTATCGCGTGCTGGATTTCACGCATTTTGTCGCGGGTCCGACCTGCACCCGGATTCTCGCCGAGATGGGCGCGGACGTGATCAAGGTCGAGCGCAGCCTAAGCGGCGATCACGTGCGAAAGCTCGGCCTCGTTCGCGACGGACTCAGCACTTACTATTTTCAGCACAATCATTCGAAGCGCAGCCTCGCGCTCGATCTGCGCAACCCGCGCGCGCGCGAACTGATTCTCGCGATGATTCCGAAAATCGACGTGGTGGTGGAGAACTTCGCGCCCGGAGTGATCGCGGAGATGGGCTTCGGCTACGCGGCGGTCCGCAGGATCAATCCGCGCATCATCATGTGTTCGATCTCGGTCGCGGGGCAGACCGGGCCGCTAAGCTACAAGCCGGGCTACGACTTCCTGGGCGCGTCGCTCGCCGGCGTGCTCGATCAGATCGGCGAGCCCGATCGCGCGCCGTCGGTGCCCGCGATGGCGATCGGAGATGTCTCGACCGGCGTCGCATCCGCGATGGCGGTGGGCTTCGCGCTGCTCAATCGCGAGCGCAGCGGCGAGGGTCAATACCTCGATGCGTCATTACTCGACACCTACTTCCACATGCACGACGCGTCGGTGCCGGTGGTATCGCTGCGGCCCGGCAAGTGGTCGCCGAAGCGTGGCGGATCATTGCATCCGACCGGTAGCCCGTGCGGCGCCTATCAGGCACCGGGCGGCTACATTTTTCTGATCATGCAGCAGCACGAAATCGCACGACTGTGGCGCGCGATGAAGCGTCCGGACCTCGCCGAGGACGCGCGCTTCAAGACCAATCGCGATCGGTTGAAGAACAACCTCGAGTTCAAGCGCATCTTCGAGGAATGGCTCGCGACGTTTCCCGATCGCGACGCGGCACTCAAGGTGCTGGATGCGGAGCGCGTGCCATGCGCGCCGGTTTACAAGGTCGAAGAAACGATCGCGCAGCCGCATATGCGCCAGCGCAAAACCGTACGCCGCGTGAAATACGGCACGATGGGCGAGTTCGACATTCCGGGATTGCCGGTGAAATTCTCGACCTGGCCGGATCGCACCGACCTGAAGGCGTCGGCGGTCGGCGGCGACAACGATGCGATTCTGAACGAAGTGCTCGGGCTGACGCCGGCCGAGATCGCGGTGCTATATGAAGATAAGGTACTGATCGCCGCGCGGGCTCCGGTCAGCCAGGATAAGCCCGCGTAG
- a CDS encoding alpha/beta fold hydrolase has product MFVNINGTRIHYLAEGNGLPCVIPTLAGSPIYERTFSKKLREHLQLIFVELRANRSDVGDVNALTLDSIVDDLDRFRAALNLERIAVLGHSGHGFLALQYAVRHPERISHAIMVATAPMFGPALEAEQARSWDTLASQRRKDILARNHERVGDLMRNAATDEAMIAGYVANGPLFWYDAEFDCTELWGGQRPSAKIFERFWGPGGEFSKFDPKTALPKIKCPVFIASGNFDFATVSTAWHKTKDLISNHTFRAFEKSGHYPHFEEQELFDATLLEWLKTH; this is encoded by the coding sequence ATGTTTGTAAACATCAATGGCACTCGCATCCACTACTTGGCCGAAGGCAACGGACTGCCGTGCGTGATTCCGACGCTGGCGGGATCGCCGATCTATGAGCGCACGTTCTCGAAGAAATTGCGGGAGCATCTGCAACTGATATTCGTCGAGTTGCGGGCGAATCGATCCGACGTCGGCGACGTGAACGCGCTCACGCTCGACTCGATCGTGGACGACCTCGATCGCTTCCGCGCCGCGCTGAATCTCGAGCGAATCGCGGTGCTGGGGCATTCGGGGCACGGCTTCCTTGCCTTGCAGTACGCGGTGCGGCATCCGGAGCGCATCTCGCACGCGATCATGGTCGCCACCGCCCCGATGTTCGGTCCCGCGCTCGAGGCGGAGCAGGCGCGAAGCTGGGATACGCTCGCCTCGCAGAGACGCAAGGACATCCTGGCGCGCAATCACGAACGCGTCGGCGACCTGATGCGCAACGCGGCGACCGACGAAGCGATGATCGCCGGCTACGTCGCGAACGGTCCGCTCTTCTGGTACGACGCCGAGTTCGATTGCACCGAACTATGGGGCGGGCAAAGGCCAAGCGCGAAAATTTTCGAGCGCTTCTGGGGACCCGGCGGCGAGTTCAGCAAGTTCGATCCAAAAACGGCATTGCCCAAGATCAAATGTCCGGTTTTCATCGCGTCGGGGAATTTCGATTTCGCTACCGTCTCGACCGCATGGCACAAGACCAAGGATCTGATCTCGAATCATACGTTTCGCGCGTTCGAAAAAAGCGGGCATTATCCGCATTTCGAGGAGCAGGAGTTGTTCGACGCGACGTTGCTCGAGTGGCTCAAAACTCACTGA
- a CDS encoding zinc ribbon domain-containing protein has translation MKETIVGLVMVGVTAAYFYWVARHRYKCPICGRYVKYDDVNCPHCGNDMMFKHRAGPEPVPRAASDLRRPKRRH, from the coding sequence ATGAAAGAGACGATCGTCGGCCTCGTGATGGTCGGGGTGACCGCGGCCTATTTTTATTGGGTCGCGCGGCATCGCTACAAATGTCCAATCTGCGGGCGTTACGTAAAATACGACGATGTCAACTGCCCGCACTGTGGCAACGACATGATGTTCAAGCATCGCGCCGGACCAGAGCCTGTTCCGCGCGCCGCCTCCGACTTGCGCCGCCCTAAACGCCGACACTAG
- the sppA gene encoding signal peptide peptidase SppA, producing the protein MLRRFFRWILRTALILFAFFLVVVISEYIAHRVQPGSVLLVSMRGPVVERGDGGLLGLMNPHQTPLNELRSAIDHAAKDERIVGIAIEVIDPEMELAQAQEIVQLIKGFKANNKWTSAYIETAGEADPGNLPYMVASTADEVSLMPQGELNLIGVGVRELFARGTLDWLGIVPNFSAFGQYKSAANMFLNKDFTAEQKLEDEALVGSMFDQIVAATVAQRKLTSENVKSLIDQAPLNAQASLKAHLVDRIEYHDQFTERVKHHGGGAEHKIVEYANYRRPGMFSRLKGPGDEIAVIYGEGDIQRGDSGINPLSGPGAPAMTSDDLTEAFKTAREDDNVRAVLFRVDSPGGSVIASELIRREVELTAKSKPVVVSMSSFAASGGYWVSAPAAKIFAEPGTITGSIGVVGGKFNVSPAVQKLYANTGAVTRGANVEMFSMWTDFTPGQAKLFHDQMLGDTYRDFLKIVADGRHMKTEEVDAVAQGRVWTGEQALKIKLVDSLGGFDDAMTAAKSMARLSVDQPVGIIELPERPGLLQSLLSGKIGASLGAGATNRFADPLIQLIRAALSGRSVFRAVYCPIIPVL; encoded by the coding sequence ATGCTGAGAAGATTCTTCAGATGGATTTTACGAACAGCGCTCATCCTGTTCGCATTTTTTCTGGTCGTCGTGATCTCCGAGTACATCGCGCATCGCGTGCAGCCCGGCTCCGTGCTTTTGGTCAGCATGAGGGGACCGGTGGTCGAGCGCGGCGACGGCGGACTGCTCGGCCTGATGAACCCGCATCAGACTCCGCTCAACGAACTGCGCAGCGCGATCGATCACGCCGCCAAGGACGAGCGCATCGTGGGCATCGCGATCGAGGTGATCGATCCCGAGATGGAACTCGCGCAGGCGCAGGAGATCGTGCAGCTAATCAAGGGCTTCAAGGCGAACAACAAATGGACAAGCGCGTATATCGAGACGGCGGGCGAAGCCGACCCGGGCAATTTGCCGTACATGGTCGCGAGCACCGCCGACGAAGTCTCGCTGATGCCGCAGGGCGAGCTCAATCTGATCGGCGTAGGCGTGCGCGAGTTGTTCGCGCGCGGCACGCTCGACTGGCTCGGAATCGTGCCGAACTTCTCCGCCTTCGGGCAATACAAGTCGGCGGCCAACATGTTCCTCAACAAGGATTTCACTGCCGAGCAGAAACTCGAGGATGAGGCGCTGGTCGGCAGCATGTTCGATCAGATCGTCGCGGCGACGGTCGCGCAGCGCAAACTCACATCCGAGAATGTGAAGTCGCTGATCGATCAGGCGCCTCTCAATGCGCAAGCTTCGCTGAAGGCGCATCTGGTCGATCGAATCGAGTACCACGATCAATTCACCGAGCGCGTGAAGCATCATGGCGGCGGCGCCGAGCACAAGATCGTCGAGTACGCGAACTACCGGCGGCCGGGGATGTTCTCCAGGCTTAAGGGCCCGGGCGACGAGATCGCGGTGATCTATGGCGAAGGCGATATCCAGCGCGGCGATAGCGGGATCAATCCGCTCTCCGGTCCGGGCGCGCCCGCGATGACCTCCGACGATCTCACCGAGGCGTTCAAGACCGCGCGCGAGGACGACAACGTCCGCGCCGTGCTGTTCCGGGTGGACTCGCCGGGCGGCTCGGTGATCGCCTCCGAACTGATTCGGCGCGAAGTCGAGTTGACCGCCAAATCCAAGCCGGTGGTCGTCAGTATGTCGAGTTTCGCCGCATCCGGCGGTTACTGGGTGTCGGCGCCGGCCGCGAAGATTTTCGCCGAGCCCGGCACGATCACCGGCTCGATCGGCGTGGTCGGCGGAAAATTCAACGTCTCGCCCGCGGTGCAGAAGCTGTACGCCAACACTGGCGCCGTGACCCGCGGCGCCAACGTCGAGATGTTCAGCATGTGGACCGATTTCACCCCCGGACAGGCGAAACTGTTCCACGACCAGATGCTCGGCGATACCTACCGGGATTTTCTGAAGATCGTCGCGGACGGACGGCACATGAAGACCGAAGAAGTCGATGCGGTAGCCCAAGGGCGGGTCTGGACCGGCGAGCAGGCGCTCAAGATCAAGCTGGTCGATTCGCTCGGCGGCTTCGACGACGCGATGACGGCGGCAAAATCGATGGCGCGGCTGTCGGTCGATCAGCCAGTCGGTATCATCGAACTGCCGGAGCGTCCGGGACTGCTGCAATCGCTGTTGAGCGGCAAGATTGGCGCGTCACTCGGCGCGGGCGCGACCAATCGATTTGCGGATCCGCTGATCCAGTTGATTCGCGCGGCGCTCAGCGGGCGCAGTGTGTTCCGGGCGGTCTATTGCCCGATAATTCCGGTGCTCTAG
- a CDS encoding glutathione S-transferase family protein, protein MIKLYGTSMSRAARCLWALEELNLKYEHIPVSFPGYPVTPASPTRQPDFLKINPNGHIPALDDDGQIFSESMAINLYLAEKYGQGSRWPKSIEDRAATYQWSFWGMCEVEPHLGTLLMHRIFFAPELRDENAAIAAAEALKAPFKVLDDHLQGREYILGNDFTIADLNVASILNLAMLMSVGLASTPALRRWLEKCLARDANQKTRNMR, encoded by the coding sequence ATGATCAAGTTGTATGGCACCTCGATGTCGCGTGCGGCGCGATGCCTGTGGGCGCTGGAGGAATTGAATCTCAAGTACGAGCATATCCCGGTTTCATTTCCGGGATATCCGGTCACGCCCGCCAGTCCGACTCGTCAGCCCGACTTTCTGAAAATTAATCCCAACGGACACATCCCGGCGCTCGACGACGACGGCCAGATTTTTTCGGAATCGATGGCGATCAATCTCTATCTCGCAGAGAAGTACGGACAGGGATCGCGGTGGCCTAAGTCGATCGAGGATCGCGCGGCGACCTACCAGTGGAGTTTCTGGGGGATGTGCGAAGTCGAGCCGCATCTGGGCACGCTCTTGATGCATCGGATTTTCTTCGCGCCCGAGTTGCGCGACGAAAACGCCGCGATTGCGGCTGCCGAGGCATTGAAGGCGCCGTTCAAGGTGCTCGACGATCATCTGCAGGGACGCGAATACATCCTCGGCAATGACTTTACGATCGCCGATCTCAACGTCGCATCGATCCTGAATCTCGCGATGCTCATGAGCGTCGGGCTGGCATCGACGCCGGCGCTGCGGCGCTGGCTGGAAAAATGTCTCGCGCGCGACGCGAATCAGAAGACTCGCAACATGAGATAA
- a CDS encoding alkaline phosphatase family protein: MKFGGIIDSRRACAEKPPMKFIRRIAIVIVALAMFAPPASRAEDRLHPAANVHGRGRIVILMVLDGLRPDLVTQRDTPNLYRMMREGVRFDRHHSLFPTLTMVNGAALATGASPGVNGLAGNVVFLKPPAGVQGTTSPAIATDPAGRMVFVENTKTLIDLNEPTGFAGRLLGLDTGAQEVEREGGYLAIIGKQGPTILFDDRVHGVANGKDSLGQAHADYLFVSDDVVEPAAEAEKIQAAMPARSRAGVLDDQRDLYFTRLVVEKAIPAARRAAEAGRPALIVLWQHNPDVTQHAAGLGTLPAEEALNLADSNLLKIRTAIDSGGIADKTDLIVVSDHGFATVKYRLVLSELLVSAGVKRALDSPEITVAPNGGADLIYLSPSEFPTREQRRAILQKIVNFAEAQEWCGPIFSRDLAQPAADTPRKRRARNPARPFLGWIDGTFSQSIIGLYNSERSPDLVISFGELPDIDNRDYTGPAHPGFALGKSGQMSSPNRSKELIHPVKGLMYADVGDNDKFTTGMGMHGSAGEREIHNFCAATGPDFRRGYVDLNPTSNIDVAPTITRILGTLPNVGPGGVIPTGRVMTEALVDGQRSAGGAHTQTMTTSLELQGVKAVASIRVTWIGDEPYLDSSSVARVPLGSSP; encoded by the coding sequence ATGAAATTCGGCGGCATTATCGATTCTCGCCGCGCCTGCGCCGAAAAACCGCCGATGAAATTCATCCGCAGAATCGCGATTGTGATCGTGGCGCTGGCGATGTTCGCGCCGCCGGCGTCGCGAGCGGAGGATCGTCTTCATCCAGCCGCGAACGTTCATGGACGCGGACGAATCGTCATCCTGATGGTGTTGGACGGCCTGCGGCCCGACCTCGTCACGCAGCGCGATACGCCGAATCTTTACCGCATGATGCGCGAGGGCGTGCGTTTCGATCGCCATCATTCGCTGTTTCCGACGCTCACGATGGTCAACGGGGCCGCGCTCGCGACTGGCGCGTCGCCCGGCGTCAACGGTCTCGCCGGCAACGTGGTTTTTCTGAAGCCGCCGGCCGGCGTGCAGGGCACGACTTCGCCGGCGATCGCGACCGATCCGGCCGGCCGCATGGTGTTCGTCGAGAATACCAAGACGCTCATCGATTTGAACGAGCCGACCGGGTTCGCGGGACGGCTGCTCGGACTGGATACCGGCGCGCAGGAGGTCGAGCGCGAGGGCGGCTATCTCGCGATCATCGGCAAGCAGGGTCCGACGATCTTGTTCGACGATCGCGTTCATGGCGTCGCCAACGGCAAGGATTCGCTCGGGCAGGCGCACGCGGACTACCTGTTCGTCTCGGACGACGTGGTCGAGCCGGCCGCCGAGGCGGAGAAGATTCAGGCTGCGATGCCGGCGCGTTCGAGGGCCGGCGTCCTTGACGATCAGCGCGATTTGTATTTCACGCGGCTGGTGGTCGAGAAGGCGATTCCCGCGGCCAGGCGCGCGGCCGAGGCGGGCCGTCCCGCGCTGATCGTTTTGTGGCAGCACAATCCCGATGTAACGCAGCACGCCGCTGGCCTCGGGACGTTGCCGGCGGAGGAGGCGCTCAACCTCGCCGACAGCAATCTGCTGAAGATTCGCACCGCGATAGATTCCGGCGGCATCGCGGATAAAACCGATCTGATCGTCGTGTCGGATCACGGCTTCGCGACCGTCAAATATCGATTGGTGCTGTCCGAGCTGCTGGTATCTGCGGGCGTCAAGAGAGCGCTCGACAGTCCCGAGATTACCGTCGCGCCGAATGGCGGCGCCGACCTCATCTATCTCTCGCCCAGCGAGTTTCCGACGCGTGAGCAGCGCCGCGCGATCCTGCAGAAAATCGTGAACTTCGCTGAAGCGCAGGAATGGTGCGGTCCGATCTTCTCGCGCGACCTCGCGCAACCCGCCGCCGATACTCCGCGCAAGCGGCGCGCCCGCAATCCCGCGCGGCCGTTCCTCGGCTGGATCGATGGCACGTTCAGCCAGTCAATCATCGGCCTTTACAATTCGGAGCGCTCGCCCGATCTGGTGATCTCGTTCGGCGAGCTGCCCGATATCGACAATCGCGACTACACCGGCCCGGCACATCCGGGCTTCGCGCTCGGCAAATCCGGCCAGATGTCGTCGCCGAACCGTTCTAAGGAACTGATTCATCCGGTTAAGGGCCTGATGTACGCCGACGTCGGCGACAACGACAAATTCACCACGGGCATGGGCATGCACGGTTCTGCGGGCGAGCGCGAGATTCACAATTTTTGCGCGGCGACCGGACCGGACTTCCGCCGCGGCTACGTGGACTTGAATCCGACTTCGAATATCGACGTCGCGCCGACGATCACGCGGATACTCGGCACGCTGCCGAACGTCGGTCCGGGCGGCGTGATTCCCACCGGGCGCGTGATGACCGAGGCGCTGGTGGACGGGCAGCGTTCCGCGGGCGGCGCGCATACACAGACGATGACGACCAGCCTCGAACTGCAGGGCGTCAAGGCCGTCGCGAGCATCCGCGTGACCTGGATCGGCGACGAACCGTATCTTGATAGCTCGTCGGTCGCGCGCGTGCCGCTCGGCAGCTCGCCGTAG
- a CDS encoding pyridoxal phosphate-dependent aminotransferase produces the protein MLKLNRRIAAIKTSATMAADARATEMRLAGIDVVPLAAGEPDFDTPERIKDAARKAIAGGQTKYTPVGGTSALKKAIQQKLKRDNQLDYELNEIIASAGAKQSEANVIAALFDEGDEVIIPTPAWVSFAAMVSLSGAEPKFLPCSEESGFILEPDALRRAITPRTRGIMLNSPSNPTGAVYGAEQLSAIAKVLLDADIWVMSDDVYEHIVYEGTIPHLFDIEPQLKPRGIVFNSLSKTYAMTGWRIGFAAGPQEVIAAAGRLQSQNSGNPSSVTQAAAIEALTGPQDELAPMLEAFRARNALVVERVRRIPGFALPTVPQGAFYVFPNVSGLLGTSHNGAKITDGDSLAAYLLDQAHVSLVGGNDFGAPDHVRISYATSIENLNEGFDRIERAVAKLSS, from the coding sequence ATGCTCAAGTTGAACCGGAGAATTGCCGCGATAAAAACCTCGGCCACGATGGCGGCGGATGCGCGCGCCACCGAAATGAGGCTCGCGGGAATCGACGTCGTCCCGCTCGCGGCGGGCGAGCCGGACTTCGACACGCCTGAGCGAATCAAGGATGCGGCGCGCAAAGCAATCGCGGGCGGCCAGACCAAGTACACGCCGGTCGGCGGCACCTCCGCGCTGAAAAAAGCGATCCAGCAGAAGCTGAAGCGCGACAATCAACTCGACTACGAGCTGAACGAAATAATCGCGTCGGCCGGCGCGAAGCAGTCCGAGGCCAACGTGATCGCGGCGCTGTTCGACGAAGGCGACGAGGTCATCATCCCGACGCCCGCGTGGGTCAGCTTCGCCGCGATGGTTTCGCTGTCGGGCGCCGAGCCGAAGTTCCTGCCGTGCTCCGAGGAATCGGGCTTCATCCTCGAGCCCGACGCGCTGCGGCGCGCGATCACGCCGCGCACGCGCGGAATCATGCTCAACTCGCCGTCGAATCCAACCGGCGCGGTGTACGGCGCGGAGCAACTCTCGGCGATCGCGAAGGTGCTGCTCGATGCTGACATCTGGGTGATGTCGGACGACGTTTACGAGCACATCGTGTATGAGGGAACGATACCGCATCTTTTTGATATCGAGCCGCAACTGAAGCCGCGCGGAATCGTGTTCAACTCGCTGTCGAAAACCTACGCGATGACCGGATGGCGAATCGGATTCGCGGCGGGCCCGCAGGAAGTTATCGCGGCGGCGGGACGCTTGCAGAGCCAGAACAGCGGCAATCCGAGTTCAGTGACGCAGGCCGCGGCGATCGAGGCGCTGACCGGTCCGCAGGACGAGCTCGCGCCGATGCTCGAGGCGTTTCGCGCGCGCAATGCGCTGGTCGTCGAGCGCGTCCGGCGAATCCCGGGGTTCGCGCTGCCGACCGTGCCGCAGGGCGCGTTCTATGTTTTTCCCAACGTATCGGGCCTGCTCGGCACGTCGCACAACGGCGCGAAAATCACCGACGGCGATTCGCTGGCGGCCTATCTGCTCGACCAGGCGCACGTCTCGCTGGTCGGCGGTAACGATTTTGGCGCGCCCGATCACGTGAGGATTTCGTATGCGACCTCGATCGAAAATCTGAACGAGGGGTTCGATCGAATCGAGCGCGCGGTCGCGAAACTCTCGAGTTAG
- the coaD gene encoding pantetheine-phosphate adenylyltransferase, translating into MANRTKERAPLIAVYPGSFDPIHNGHIDVIRRSVLVFDEVIVAVTYNPHKDTALFSADERVEIIREVIHDLEPRARVDKFSGLSVDYAERIGAKVLLRSLRSVTDFDYEMEMTQMNKKMAPNIETVFMFSDPKLFFTASRLIKEVASYGKRVPELVPELVMTRLRSKLKLS; encoded by the coding sequence ATGGCGAACAGAACAAAAGAGCGCGCGCCGTTGATTGCGGTCTATCCCGGCAGCTTCGATCCGATTCACAACGGGCATATCGACGTGATTCGGCGCAGCGTGCTGGTGTTCGACGAGGTGATCGTCGCCGTCACCTACAATCCGCACAAGGATACGGCGCTGTTCTCGGCCGACGAACGCGTCGAGATAATTCGCGAAGTGATCCACGACCTCGAGCCGCGCGCGCGGGTGGACAAATTCAGCGGACTCTCGGTCGATTATGCGGAGCGAATCGGCGCGAAGGTGCTGCTGCGTTCGCTGCGCTCGGTGACCGACTTCGATTACGAAATGGAAATGACTCAGATGAACAAGAAGATGGCGCCGAATATCGAGACCGTCTTCATGTTCTCCGATCCCAAGCTGTTCTTCACCGCGTCGCGGCTGATCAAGGAAGTCGCGAGCTACGGCAAACGGGTGCCGGAACTGGTGCCCGAGCTGGTGATGACCCGGCTGCGCTCGAAACTAAAGCTGAGTTGA
- the rsmD gene encoding 16S rRNA (guanine(966)-N(2))-methyltransferase RsmD, with product MRVIAGNAHGRRLKAPRGLRTRPTSARARESIFSRLAVRMDFAGARVLDIFAGSGSLGIEAISRGAAHATFVDSSRDSAAVIRDNLAQLEIADRARLMTTDVHRALAELDAAHNAFDLVFVDAPFKDDMSNDVMRMLAQFDLVAPGGMVVVEQSKRAPEAPPAPAGHERIYVATIGDHRIALYRRNATMPINNG from the coding sequence ATGAGGGTAATTGCGGGAAATGCGCACGGACGGCGGCTCAAGGCGCCGCGCGGTTTGCGAACGCGGCCGACCTCGGCGCGCGCACGCGAATCGATCTTCTCGCGGCTGGCAGTCCGGATGGATTTTGCGGGCGCGCGTGTGCTCGATATTTTCGCGGGCAGCGGCTCGCTCGGTATCGAGGCGATTTCGCGCGGCGCGGCGCATGCGACTTTCGTCGATTCTTCGCGCGACTCTGCGGCGGTGATTCGCGACAACCTCGCGCAGTTGGAGATCGCCGATCGTGCGCGATTGATGACGACCGACGTTCATCGCGCGCTCGCGGAACTCGACGCCGCGCACAATGCGTTCGATCTGGTGTTCGTCGATGCGCCGTTCAAGGACGACATGAGCAACGACGTGATGCGGATGCTCGCGCAGTTCGACCTGGTCGCGCCGGGCGGAATGGTAGTGGTGGAGCAATCGAAGCGCGCACCAGAAGCGCCGCCCGCGCCGGCCGGCCATGAGCGCATCTACGTGGCAACTATCGGCGACCATCGGATCGCCTTGTATCGACGAAACGCGACAATGCCGATAAATAATGGGTGA